A portion of the Stigmatella aurantiaca DW4/3-1 genome contains these proteins:
- a CDS encoding pilus assembly protein N-terminal domain-containing protein, with product MSARVPFAARLGAGGLAALLLLPTAVLAWPVDMRFSLESGADRFHKLSAVDWVEVEDPSIATAEVLSGSNELLLTGKRPGSTLLLLYAEGKFAVWSLSVAEPGARPPAAPAPGLLATARKACPGLEVKEAPERLLLATVKDAPCRTALLALFQTETWLARELELTFELPVLQAQLAAMEPRLKALGLEARYSGAGLVLQGSVPPEAHRRALWELFRQSVGRVALEDRVKVEVPVPPSEGLDAGTGPRAR from the coding sequence ATGTCCGCACGTGTGCCCTTTGCAGCCCGCCTTGGGGCCGGGGGGCTCGCGGCCCTCCTGCTGCTGCCCACGGCGGTCCTCGCTTGGCCGGTGGACATGCGGTTTTCCCTGGAAAGCGGAGCAGACCGCTTCCACAAGCTCTCCGCCGTGGACTGGGTGGAGGTGGAGGATCCGTCCATCGCCACCGCCGAGGTGTTGTCCGGCAGCAACGAGCTGCTGCTGACCGGCAAGCGCCCCGGGAGCACGCTCCTGCTGCTCTACGCGGAGGGGAAGTTCGCCGTCTGGAGCCTCTCGGTGGCCGAGCCGGGCGCGCGTCCCCCAGCCGCGCCTGCCCCGGGGCTGCTGGCCACCGCGCGCAAGGCGTGTCCCGGGCTGGAGGTGAAGGAGGCCCCGGAGCGCCTGCTCCTGGCCACGGTGAAGGATGCCCCGTGCCGCACGGCGCTCCTGGCCCTCTTCCAGACAGAGACGTGGTTGGCGCGCGAGCTGGAGCTCACCTTCGAGCTGCCGGTGCTCCAGGCGCAGCTGGCGGCCATGGAGCCCCGGTTGAAGGCGCTGGGGTTGGAGGCGCGCTACAGCGGCGCGGGCCTGGTGCTCCAGGGCTCGGTGCCGCCAGAGGCCCACCGGCGTGCGCTCTGGGAGCTGTTCCGGCAGTCCGTGGGCCGCGTGGCCCTGGAGGACCGCGTGAAGGTGGAAGTGCCCGTCCCGCCCAGCGAGGGGTTGGACGCGGGCACCGGCCCCCGCGCCCGGTGA
- the aat gene encoding leucyl/phenylalanyl-tRNA--protein transferase, translating into MPIYLLDPEDPQSFPPPDRADASGLLAVGGDLSPERLLTAYSQGIFPWYSEGQPLLWHSPNPRFVLEPDKLHVGRSLRKTMKAGTYEVRWDTAFEQVISACSETPRPGQNGTWITDAMLEAYVTLHHLGFAHSVEAWADGELKGGLYGVSLGAAFFGESMFAHAPDASKVAFATSVERLKAWGFHFIDCQVETEHLARFGAEPWPRRRFLGALAQALEEPTRRGPWT; encoded by the coding sequence GTGCCCATCTACCTGCTCGATCCGGAAGACCCCCAGAGCTTTCCCCCACCCGACAGGGCAGATGCCTCCGGCCTGCTGGCGGTGGGGGGAGACCTGAGCCCCGAGCGCCTGCTGACCGCGTACTCCCAGGGCATTTTCCCTTGGTACAGCGAGGGCCAGCCCCTGCTCTGGCACTCGCCCAACCCCCGCTTCGTCCTGGAGCCGGACAAGCTCCACGTGGGGCGCAGCTTGCGCAAGACGATGAAGGCGGGCACCTACGAGGTCCGCTGGGACACGGCCTTCGAGCAGGTCATCTCCGCCTGCTCCGAGACGCCCCGGCCCGGCCAGAACGGCACGTGGATCACCGATGCGATGCTCGAGGCCTACGTCACCCTGCACCACCTGGGCTTCGCGCACTCGGTGGAGGCCTGGGCGGACGGGGAGCTGAAGGGCGGCCTCTACGGCGTCTCCCTGGGGGCGGCCTTCTTCGGCGAGAGCATGTTCGCGCACGCGCCAGATGCCTCGAAGGTGGCCTTCGCCACCTCCGTGGAGCGCCTGAAGGCCTGGGGCTTCCACTTCATCGACTGTCAGGTGGAGACGGAGCACCTGGCGCGCTTCGGCGCCGAGCCCTGGCCCCGCAGGCGCTTCCTCGGCGCGCTCGCCCAGGCGCTCGAGGAGCCCACCCGCCGCGGCCCGTGGACGTGA
- a CDS encoding LEA type 2 family protein, whose amino-acid sequence MSLPRAPLLLACLWLGCASAPTRPTGPATLSAQETTVAAQTLTDATVRYAGQLTTPGEAVLEKADYELVSDGKVVKTGSKALHLPLSPGQPTAFSFQEEATYLKGPNDLRALSERGGTLLLALRGTLTVRSGQAVETLPFAASRAVRVPRLPEVVIESLDGARYSAEEVNLIVRLGVKNPNPFPLRLDQVAYTLAVAGKALSHGTLAKADTVDPSATGVYPVEASVTKESWGPDVKKLIGSGELPYTMKGELTGPHLKVPYSLEGSVKINVSR is encoded by the coding sequence GTGTCCCTCCCCCGCGCGCCCCTTCTTCTGGCCTGCCTGTGGCTCGGCTGTGCCTCCGCCCCCACCCGGCCCACGGGCCCCGCCACCCTCTCGGCCCAGGAGACCACCGTCGCCGCGCAGACGCTCACCGACGCCACGGTCCGGTATGCCGGCCAGCTCACAACTCCCGGCGAGGCGGTGCTGGAGAAGGCCGACTACGAGCTCGTCTCCGATGGCAAGGTGGTGAAGACAGGCTCGAAGGCGCTCCACCTGCCCCTCTCCCCGGGCCAGCCCACCGCCTTCTCCTTCCAGGAAGAAGCCACCTACCTGAAGGGCCCGAACGATCTCCGGGCCCTGAGCGAGCGAGGCGGGACGCTGCTGCTGGCCCTGCGCGGCACCCTGACGGTGCGCTCGGGTCAAGCGGTGGAGACGCTGCCCTTCGCCGCCTCGCGCGCGGTGCGCGTGCCGCGGCTGCCGGAAGTGGTCATCGAGAGCCTGGATGGCGCGCGCTACTCGGCCGAGGAGGTGAACCTCATCGTCCGGCTGGGGGTGAAGAACCCCAACCCCTTCCCCCTGCGGCTGGACCAAGTGGCGTACACCCTCGCGGTGGCCGGCAAGGCGCTGAGCCATGGCACGCTGGCCAAGGCCGACACGGTGGATCCGTCGGCCACGGGCGTGTACCCGGTGGAGGCCTCGGTGACGAAGGAGTCCTGGGGCCCGGACGTGAAGAAGCTCATCGGCTCGGGGGAACTGCCCTATACGATGAAGGGTGAGCTGACCGGCCCCCACCTCAAGGTGCCCTACTCGCTGGAGGGCAGCGTGAAGATCAACGTCTCCCGGTAG
- a CDS encoding putative metallopeptidase, with protein MVTRRPNFNKALRALIRDIATRMPEFRHVKAHRILLVAGEARRASRGTVKPLCFRGGKSMDRGGRRKPIIRIKGRRMLYCITLRPLFFRGSTAQARIETIIHELFHCSRRFDGTLHAGRRHDVLGKDFTRRLRPLVRRYLKECPPELKAAFDHSGEVRVLQWLERPGPAYIPGYSRVRKVYTEDQLYYGIARMVTPKPRAVRAAAASPKMH; from the coding sequence GTGGTCACCCGCCGCCCCAACTTCAACAAGGCGCTCCGAGCGCTCATCCGAGACATCGCCACCCGCATGCCGGAGTTTCGCCATGTGAAGGCCCACCGCATCCTGCTGGTGGCCGGCGAAGCGCGCAGGGCTTCCCGCGGCACGGTGAAGCCCTTGTGCTTCCGGGGGGGCAAGAGCATGGACCGAGGGGGACGGCGCAAGCCCATCATCCGCATCAAAGGCCGGCGGATGCTCTACTGCATCACCCTGAGGCCCCTCTTCTTCCGGGGCTCCACCGCCCAGGCCCGCATCGAGACCATCATCCACGAGCTGTTTCACTGCTCGCGCCGCTTCGACGGCACGCTGCACGCGGGCCGGCGGCACGATGTGCTGGGCAAGGACTTCACCCGCCGCCTGCGGCCGCTGGTGCGCCGCTACCTCAAGGAGTGCCCCCCCGAGCTCAAGGCCGCGTTCGATCACAGCGGTGAGGTGCGGGTCCTCCAGTGGCTGGAGCGGCCAGGCCCCGCCTACATCCCGGGCTACTCGCGCGTGCGCAAGGTGTACACGGAGGATCAGCTCTATTACGGCATCGCCCGCATGGTGACGCCCAAGCCCCGGGCCGTGCGCGCGGCCGCGGCCAGCCCCAAGATGCATTGA
- a CDS encoding FadR/GntR family transcriptional regulator, protein MEWVGLVGRVEQDLERVISQGLLPQDGFLPSENSLAKHYGLSRSTVREALKRLAARALIEQHPGRRSRALPLEGAVTLENLAVVLEGPGAAQPERRRLLEGFLALKRETAVELLAACCQQASARDLDTLAGLCFELAEEARWGDNPGRWAELEFALLRQAARAVERPGQALLLQSLERSYRGMARRLVPHLNAQATRQWALCALHALAAKDAQPLRQELPALLQASDAHLLAGLPPLQEPRGSSVPLLCADTVPSHPTPEHEDATQRLSEANGPSLSACQTGSSQRTPTGDPLPEAPFSDSRTPLVDGLPGAEVPQGQEASRRVPPGLQERQSQAPVGSGSGVEPLGRESGQLLLDETAGGEPGGARMAGQAGPVTGHRVLEEEGQGATGAAGGGGRSSPLLTGSLERYSPAGAQPPCSEA, encoded by the coding sequence ATGGAATGGGTGGGGCTTGTCGGACGAGTGGAGCAGGACCTGGAGCGGGTGATTTCGCAAGGCCTGCTGCCCCAGGACGGCTTTCTTCCCTCGGAAAACTCGCTGGCCAAGCACTACGGACTTTCACGCAGCACCGTCCGTGAAGCACTGAAGCGCCTGGCCGCCAGAGCGTTGATAGAGCAGCACCCGGGCCGCCGCAGCCGAGCCCTCCCCTTGGAGGGGGCGGTGACACTGGAGAACCTGGCGGTGGTGTTGGAGGGCCCGGGCGCCGCTCAACCGGAGAGACGGAGGCTGCTGGAGGGTTTTCTGGCCCTCAAGCGAGAGACGGCTGTGGAACTGCTGGCGGCGTGTTGCCAGCAGGCCTCTGCCAGGGACTTGGACACGCTGGCAGGCCTGTGCTTCGAGTTGGCGGAGGAGGCCCGCTGGGGCGACAACCCCGGCAGGTGGGCGGAGTTGGAATTCGCGTTGCTGAGGCAGGCGGCCCGCGCGGTGGAGCGTCCCGGACAGGCACTGCTGCTGCAGTCTCTGGAGCGCTCATACCGAGGAATGGCCCGGCGGCTGGTGCCGCACCTGAATGCGCAGGCTACTCGGCAGTGGGCACTCTGTGCGCTACACGCCCTGGCAGCCAAGGACGCGCAGCCCCTGCGCCAGGAACTGCCCGCCTTGCTCCAGGCGAGCGATGCGCACCTGCTCGCAGGCCTCCCACCCCTGCAGGAGCCAAGGGGGTCGTCAGTGCCTCTACTCTGCGCAGACACAGTCCCCTCTCACCCCACCCCGGAGCATGAGGACGCCACGCAGAGGCTGTCGGAGGCGAACGGTCCCAGCCTGTCTGCTTGCCAGACAGGTTCGAGCCAACGAACGCCCACGGGGGACCCCCTACCCGAGGCGCCCTTCTCTGACTCACGCACCCCTCTGGTAGACGGGCTGCCCGGCGCGGAAGTGCCTCAGGGCCAGGAAGCGTCGCGAAGGGTTCCGCCTGGTCTCCAGGAGAGACAGTCCCAGGCTCCGGTTGGTTCTGGCTCTGGGGTTGAGCCTCTGGGCAGGGAGAGCGGACAGCTCCTCCTGGATGAAACGGCGGGGGGTGAACCAGGTGGAGCGCGCATGGCTGGGCAAGCGGGGCCCGTGACCGGCCATCGAGTGCTTGAAGAGGAGGGGCAAGGGGCAACGGGTGCTGCTGGTGGGGGCGGTCGCTCTTCTCCCCTGTTAACAGGGTCGCTTGAGCGCTACTCACCAGCAGGTGCTCAACCTCCATGTTCGGAGGCTTAG
- a CDS encoding chitosanase yields MDTRRIETPWTTGRRWMLMGMTTTLFACGAGGDESPGNPEAGPQELESCAYVVAASTHMGSESWGSITFKNTGTNDIQNPQISFNVPSGVTCGEGPSGWTRLQGGTTCQYTSSSHLTIGVDTSYTFSYFTDSSTSFTATQVQVSAVRCASTADEKEGLTATQKTLAEALTRIWENNTPSLDVTLQAASHGALPYEAAMSEAKKWGLTTALSKAALYDAFIQHGEAGVRELLQRTHASLGVSGQAAPAVGPQGLSEDAWLRGFLEQRRDTLAADPEGRYAIDRVATYEKQRRRGNWELLTAVQNDVRARDCWNVAYPDSGFTVRKLNPDGSWSTPASYLYSCR; encoded by the coding sequence ATGGACACCCGTCGAATCGAGACGCCTTGGACCACCGGACGCCGCTGGATGCTGATGGGGATGACCACCACCCTCTTCGCCTGTGGCGCCGGAGGGGATGAGTCCCCAGGGAACCCGGAGGCTGGGCCGCAGGAGCTCGAGTCCTGCGCCTACGTGGTCGCCGCGAGCACCCACATGGGTTCGGAGTCCTGGGGTTCCATCACCTTCAAGAACACCGGCACGAACGACATCCAGAACCCGCAGATCTCCTTCAACGTCCCCAGCGGGGTGACGTGCGGCGAGGGCCCCTCCGGGTGGACCCGCCTGCAGGGCGGAACCACCTGCCAGTACACGAGCTCCTCCCACCTGACGATCGGCGTGGACACGTCGTACACCTTCTCCTACTTCACGGACTCCTCCACGTCGTTCACCGCCACCCAGGTGCAGGTCAGCGCGGTCCGCTGCGCCAGCACGGCCGACGAGAAGGAGGGCCTGACGGCCACCCAGAAGACCCTCGCGGAAGCCCTGACCCGCATCTGGGAGAACAACACCCCGTCGCTCGACGTGACCCTGCAGGCCGCCTCCCACGGCGCGCTGCCCTATGAGGCGGCGATGAGCGAGGCCAAGAAGTGGGGCCTCACCACGGCGCTCTCGAAGGCGGCGCTGTACGACGCTTTCATCCAGCACGGCGAGGCGGGCGTCCGGGAGCTCCTCCAGCGCACCCACGCCTCCCTCGGCGTGTCCGGGCAGGCGGCGCCCGCGGTGGGCCCCCAGGGCCTCAGCGAGGACGCGTGGCTGCGCGGCTTCCTCGAGCAGCGCCGGGACACCCTGGCCGCGGACCCCGAGGGGCGCTACGCCATCGACCGGGTGGCCACCTACGAGAAGCAGCGCCGGCGCGGCAACTGGGAGTTGCTGACCGCGGTGCAGAACGATGTGCGCGCCCGGGACTGCTGGAACGTGGCCTATCCGGACAGCGGCTTCACCGTGCGCAAGCTCAACCCAGACGGCAGCTGGAGCACGCCCGCCTCGTACCTCTACTCGTGCCGCTAA
- a CDS encoding glycosyltransferase family 87 protein, with the protein MSVSTSSSVSPRLGLWHWVAFTVGVVPLAVYAFSPREGDLPLYFRTAHAFLQGAIPNQDFRFEYPPYALLWFVPAAWLGPTLPSFIPLFGLQLALFDAFIKWLLLSEGAKRWGNSPRAWVPFAVYTVASWVQSIHYLKRYDLIPAAFVLVALVALARRREALAGWALSVGVVTKLYPVVLVPLALAVCWRRGTSRRLVLGLVAGALPLVPLSFFWPWWNFASFHVERGLQVESLGASLLWAAHRLGLVSGVAWVHAPAAYELHGAAAEAVKVATRWVWVVGSLAAAAVGIGSLRHRLPERAEEWARLALGPLIAFVVLNPVLSPQYLVWLVGAAGLALLSGSPWAPAALFVAAMISRGLFTGASSYGKGLTGSFTVLLLVRNGLLLAAGFALVREAWRLKRAGPEEALRPQALGSPAARQSMPGPLPPSP; encoded by the coding sequence GTGTCCGTCTCGACTTCTTCGTCTGTCTCGCCCCGGCTGGGTCTGTGGCATTGGGTGGCCTTCACCGTGGGGGTGGTGCCGCTGGCGGTCTATGCCTTCTCACCCCGGGAGGGAGACCTGCCCCTGTACTTCCGGACGGCCCATGCGTTCTTGCAGGGGGCCATTCCGAACCAGGACTTCCGCTTCGAGTACCCGCCCTACGCACTGCTGTGGTTCGTCCCGGCGGCGTGGCTGGGCCCCACGCTGCCGTCGTTCATTCCGCTCTTCGGGCTGCAGCTGGCGCTCTTCGATGCCTTCATCAAGTGGCTGCTGCTGTCCGAGGGGGCGAAGCGCTGGGGGAACTCTCCGCGAGCGTGGGTGCCCTTCGCGGTGTACACGGTGGCCAGCTGGGTGCAGAGCATCCACTACCTCAAGCGGTATGATCTCATCCCCGCCGCCTTCGTGCTGGTGGCCCTGGTGGCGCTGGCCCGGCGGCGCGAGGCCCTGGCCGGGTGGGCGCTCTCGGTGGGGGTGGTGACGAAGCTGTACCCGGTGGTGCTGGTGCCGCTGGCGCTCGCGGTGTGCTGGCGGCGGGGCACCTCGCGGCGGCTGGTGCTGGGGCTGGTGGCGGGCGCCCTGCCGCTGGTGCCCTTGAGCTTCTTCTGGCCGTGGTGGAACTTCGCCTCGTTCCATGTGGAGCGGGGGCTTCAGGTGGAGTCGCTGGGGGCTTCCTTGCTGTGGGCCGCACACCGGCTGGGTCTCGTTTCGGGGGTGGCCTGGGTGCATGCGCCCGCGGCGTACGAGTTGCACGGCGCCGCCGCCGAGGCGGTGAAGGTGGCCACCCGGTGGGTGTGGGTGGTGGGCTCGCTGGCCGCGGCCGCGGTGGGGATCGGGTCGCTGCGCCATCGCTTGCCCGAGCGCGCGGAGGAGTGGGCGCGGCTGGCCCTGGGTCCCCTCATCGCCTTTGTCGTCCTCAACCCGGTGCTCAGCCCGCAGTACCTCGTCTGGCTCGTGGGCGCGGCGGGGTTGGCGCTGCTGTCCGGCTCGCCGTGGGCCCCGGCGGCCCTCTTCGTGGCGGCGATGATCAGCCGGGGCCTCTTCACGGGCGCCAGCTCCTATGGCAAGGGGCTCACCGGGTCCTTCACGGTGCTGCTGCTGGTGCGCAATGGCCTGTTGCTGGCCGCGGGCTTCGCGCTGGTGCGGGAAGCGTGGCGGCTCAAGAGGGCGGGGCCGGAAGAGGCGCTCAGGCCGCAGGCGTTGGGTTCGCCCGCTGCTCGGCAATCCATGCCCGGGCCTCTGCCTCCATCTCCCTGA
- a CDS encoding STAS/SEC14 domain-containing protein, with protein sequence METEWSFGPHSLSFEAPDTAKFVLRGPLEHAEMLAIRAQLEELRNRQGPLYLLGDVRQSTGYSLESRQAIGAEKERVPYTAVAFFGASFTMKTVSNMILRANSILGRSTGTQAVFMDTEEEARAWLAAQRAKSSSE encoded by the coding sequence GTGGAAACAGAGTGGAGCTTTGGCCCTCACTCGCTGTCCTTCGAGGCGCCTGACACCGCGAAGTTCGTCCTCAGGGGTCCGCTGGAGCACGCGGAGATGCTGGCGATACGCGCCCAGCTCGAAGAGCTCCGGAACCGCCAGGGACCTCTCTACCTTCTGGGAGATGTGCGCCAGAGCACCGGCTACTCGCTGGAATCGCGCCAGGCGATTGGCGCGGAGAAGGAGCGGGTCCCCTACACGGCCGTGGCCTTCTTCGGCGCCAGCTTCACCATGAAGACCGTCTCCAACATGATCCTCCGGGCCAACTCGATCCTGGGCCGCTCGACGGGCACGCAGGCCGTCTTCATGGACACCGAGGAAGAGGCGCGGGCCTGGCTCGCCGCCCAGCGGGCGAAATCCTCCTCCGAATGA
- a CDS encoding STAS/SEC14 domain-containing protein, with the protein MEWRFGAHTLSFEEPDLVKVTFRGQMDIQEQQASYACVEEIRARQETLYLLGDLRLSTGFSPQARRSMGENPHPVQYKAMAFFGASFTMRTIFNMLGRAQLLMGRKTASTAFTDTEQEAREWLAQQRAHDANPS; encoded by the coding sequence ATGGAATGGCGTTTCGGAGCGCACACGCTCTCTTTCGAGGAGCCAGACCTTGTGAAGGTCACCTTCCGCGGCCAGATGGACATCCAGGAGCAGCAGGCGTCGTACGCCTGCGTGGAGGAGATCCGGGCGCGCCAGGAGACCCTCTATCTGCTCGGCGACCTCCGGCTGAGCACGGGCTTCTCGCCGCAAGCGCGCCGGAGCATGGGCGAGAACCCCCACCCCGTTCAGTACAAGGCCATGGCGTTCTTTGGTGCCAGCTTCACCATGAGAACGATCTTCAACATGCTGGGCCGGGCCCAGTTGCTCATGGGCCGCAAGACCGCGAGCACGGCCTTCACGGACACAGAACAAGAAGCCCGCGAGTGGCTGGCCCAGCAACGGGCACACGATGCCAATCCTTCCTGA
- a CDS encoding STAS domain-containing protein — protein sequence MTASTLQPPSKPLIISPERISRIIDVLSMISVGHFDPHITTLPIQEQDDFAVLEETLNIFVRELATTRQENDETLARLAASNRDLEEKLTTIERQRMAIRDLSTPIIELWEDILTLPIVGVVDTQRSVEMTERLLHRIVQGKARCVIIDITGVEVVDTMTANHFIKMVKAARLLGAYCVVTGISPMIAQTLVQIGVDLSEIKTLGSLKEGLRECFLYLRKRLGAAPPSR from the coding sequence ATGACCGCCTCCACGCTCCAGCCCCCATCCAAACCCCTCATCATCAGCCCCGAGCGCATCAGCCGCATCATCGACGTGCTGTCGATGATCTCCGTGGGCCACTTTGATCCGCACATCACCACGCTGCCCATCCAGGAGCAGGACGACTTCGCCGTCCTGGAGGAGACGCTCAACATCTTCGTGCGCGAGTTGGCCACCACGCGCCAGGAGAACGACGAGACGCTGGCCCGTCTGGCCGCCAGCAACCGGGACCTGGAGGAGAAGCTCACCACCATCGAGCGGCAGCGCATGGCCATCCGCGACCTGTCCACGCCCATCATCGAGCTGTGGGAGGACATCCTCACGCTGCCCATCGTCGGCGTGGTGGACACGCAGCGCTCGGTGGAGATGACCGAGCGGCTGCTGCACCGCATCGTCCAGGGCAAGGCCCGCTGCGTCATCATCGACATCACCGGCGTGGAGGTGGTGGACACGATGACGGCCAATCACTTCATCAAGATGGTGAAGGCCGCGCGGCTGCTGGGCGCGTACTGCGTGGTGACAGGCATCAGCCCGATGATTGCCCAGACGCTGGTCCAGATTGGCGTGGACCTGAGTGAAATCAAGACACTCGGCAGCCTGAAAGAGGGCCTGCGCGAGTGTTTCCTCTACCTGCGCAAGCGTCTGGGCGCGGCACCTCCCTCCCGCTAA
- a CDS encoding STAS domain-containing protein: MNPIDDKRSPRPTRETSRIPIIPLWGQLIVPLQGDITDAQAAQLCSDVLLDIQRTGARGMVVDISGLWLVDSHLCSVLARLANSARLMGTRTVLSGMGADVALTLQSMGIQLEGVETALGLEEGLDLLGIQVVGASGMNSEREAIQRLADEMLGLPAAPSSKPLP; this comes from the coding sequence ATGAACCCCATTGATGACAAGAGATCCCCGCGTCCCACGCGAGAAACCTCACGCATCCCCATCATCCCGCTCTGGGGCCAGCTGATCGTCCCCTTGCAGGGCGACATCACCGACGCCCAGGCGGCGCAGTTGTGCTCGGACGTGCTGCTCGACATTCAGCGCACCGGGGCTCGGGGCATGGTGGTGGACATCTCCGGCCTCTGGTTGGTGGACAGCCACCTGTGCTCGGTGCTGGCACGGCTGGCCAACTCGGCCCGGCTCATGGGCACGCGCACGGTGCTCTCCGGCATGGGGGCGGATGTCGCCCTGACCTTGCAGAGCATGGGCATCCAGCTCGAGGGCGTGGAGACGGCGCTTGGCCTCGAAGAGGGGCTGGACCTGCTGGGCATCCAGGTCGTGGGCGCTTCCGGCATGAACTCCGAGCGGGAAGCCATCCAGCGCCTGGCGGACGAAATGCTCGGCCTGCCTGCCGCCCCCTCCTCCAAACCACTTCCTTGA
- a CDS encoding SpoIIE family protein phosphatase: MKLTTAHRTRPREGEQVNGDAVLVRSEKGYTLLAVIDALGHGPVAADVAGKALKGLTQAPLPSSVEALVDVLHGVLKGGRGAAVMLALFDGRFLHCGGVGNVDLRTLGTRVPVFPTPGILGQPCRKVRPLEATLAPGDRLVFFTDGLSSRLEPHTTQGLSPEAACVLLMERYGRSTDDATVLVADVEGE; this comes from the coding sequence ATGAAGCTCACCACCGCCCACCGCACGCGGCCCCGCGAGGGCGAGCAGGTCAACGGCGACGCGGTGCTGGTGCGCAGCGAGAAGGGGTACACGCTGCTGGCCGTCATCGACGCCCTGGGGCACGGCCCGGTGGCCGCGGACGTGGCGGGCAAGGCCCTGAAGGGCCTGACGCAGGCGCCGCTGCCCTCCAGCGTGGAGGCCCTGGTGGACGTGCTGCACGGGGTGCTCAAGGGAGGCCGGGGCGCGGCGGTCATGCTGGCCCTGTTCGACGGCCGCTTCCTGCACTGCGGCGGCGTGGGGAACGTGGACCTGCGCACCCTGGGCACGCGGGTGCCAGTGTTTCCCACCCCCGGCATCCTGGGCCAGCCGTGCCGGAAGGTCCGCCCGCTGGAGGCCACGCTGGCGCCAGGCGACCGGCTGGTCTTCTTCACCGACGGCTTGAGCTCCCGGCTGGAGCCCCACACCACCCAAGGGCTCTCCCCAGAGGCGGCATGTGTGTTGTTGATGGAGCGTTATGGGCGCAGCACGGATGACGCCACCGTGCTAGTGGCCGACGTGGAGGGCGAATGA
- a CDS encoding ATP-binding protein, with the protein MSPDELHTRLLCVLQGFMSETAARLVLRGTMEPLKLSVTTLTVVDLPRLIDALEPASRHFMHPAQRPRLALELKELLNTPLRRLPSRPPTPPPAPVAPPLASPEMPRTAGRPVMLNIHSEADASTARFTARSLCEELGGKGFECQKVATAVSELARNQLAYAGGGSIQLHPERTPRRLIRVLAQDQGQGIANVTLVLSGAYRSKTGLGLGLLGVKRLSDRFEVRTGPTGTHVEFEVWL; encoded by the coding sequence GTGAGCCCGGACGAGCTGCACACCCGCCTGCTGTGTGTCTTGCAGGGGTTCATGTCGGAGACCGCGGCCCGGCTGGTGCTCCGCGGCACGATGGAGCCTCTCAAGCTCTCGGTGACGACCCTCACCGTGGTGGATCTGCCCCGCCTCATCGATGCGCTGGAGCCCGCCTCCCGGCACTTCATGCACCCGGCGCAGCGCCCCCGGCTCGCCCTGGAACTCAAGGAGCTGCTGAACACGCCCCTCCGCAGGCTCCCCTCCCGCCCCCCCACGCCCCCCCCGGCCCCCGTGGCGCCTCCCCTCGCGTCCCCGGAGATGCCGCGGACCGCCGGGCGCCCGGTGATGCTGAACATCCACTCCGAGGCGGACGCCAGCACCGCGCGGTTTACCGCGCGCTCCCTCTGCGAGGAGCTGGGCGGCAAGGGCTTCGAATGCCAGAAGGTGGCCACCGCCGTGAGCGAACTGGCGCGCAACCAGCTCGCCTATGCCGGGGGGGGCAGCATCCAGCTCCACCCCGAGCGCACGCCCCGGCGGCTGATCCGCGTGCTCGCCCAGGACCAGGGCCAGGGCATCGCCAACGTGACGCTGGTGCTCTCGGGGGCCTACCGCAGCAAGACGGGCCTGGGGTTGGGCCTGCTGGGGGTGAAGCGGCTGTCGGACCGCTTCGAGGTCCGCACAGGCCCCACGGGCACCCATGTGGAATTCGAGGTCTGGTTATGA
- a CDS encoding ATP-binding protein codes for MGRHFARGAGLAAAASAEVAVVVSELASNLVRHAGDGGTVELWLEADWLIIRAQDRGPGMPCPERLFAGREGRMGPLPGESLGEGGPAIRRLTDAVHVSNREGGGLEVVARKRRDTGARKDWL; via the coding sequence ATGGGACGCCATTTCGCCCGGGGGGCGGGCCTGGCGGCGGCGGCAAGCGCAGAGGTCGCGGTGGTGGTGAGTGAGCTGGCCAGCAACCTGGTGCGTCATGCGGGCGACGGCGGCACCGTGGAGCTGTGGCTGGAGGCCGACTGGCTGATCATTCGCGCGCAGGACCGCGGGCCAGGGATGCCTTGCCCCGAGCGGCTCTTCGCGGGCCGCGAGGGGCGCATGGGGCCCCTGCCGGGCGAGAGCCTGGGGGAGGGAGGCCCGGCGATCCGGCGTTTGACGGACGCCGTCCACGTCAGCAACCGGGAAGGGGGGGGGCTCGAAGTCGTGGCTCGCAAGCGCCGGGATACCGGGGCGCGGAAGGACTGGCTGTGA